DNA from Streptomyces sp. Edi4:
CGGCGGGCGGTGGTCAGCGCCAGACCCTGCACGGCGAGCGCGGTGAGGTGGTACGCCTGGGAGGGCGTCCCGGGCGCCACGGCCAGGGTGAAGTGCGCCTCACGGTCCTCCTCCGCAGTGGCGCGGACCTTCTGCGGGCCGGGGCTCACCCGGCAGTTGGCGCGCAGATGACCGGGCACGAAGAGCCCGACCCGCACAGGCCCTCGGCGGCTGCCGCGCACCAGGACCCGGACGCGCGGGGTGCCGCCCTGGGCGACCTCGTCATCGGCGTGGACCCACAGGGCGGGCGAGTCCGGCAGCCGGAAGGAGACGTCGCCGCACCGGGGGCAGATGACGCACTCGGTGCGCCCTGGCGGCGCGGGGCAAGGTGCTCGACGCCTGGCCCTCGTGGACGCCCCGGCGCTCCTGGAGACCGTGGACGGCGCGATGAACGCCAACGTCACCATCGCCGACCCGGCCCGACTGCCCGTCGACGTCAAGGAGATCACCCAGCGTCTGGTCGACGGGATGCGACTGGACCACGGCTATCTGCACAGGGAGTTCTTCCTCGACGAGGACGGCTCCTTCTGGATGAGCGAGATCGGCGCCCGCCTGGCCGGCTGCGAGATCCCCGCCAACCACGGGCTGTCGTACGGCTTCGACGGCTTCGGCGCCATCCTCGACAGCTACCTCGGCCGGGTCCCGGACCTGCGCCACTCCCGCCGTCGAGCCGTGGGCGACCTGCTGCTGCCGCTGCCCGCCGGGCACATCCGCAGCGTCACGCCGCTCGAGGAACCGCTGTGCCTGCCCGGTGTGCTGGGCGGGCGGGTGTCCGTCGCGCCGGGCACGTCCACCGATCCGCAGCGCGCCTCGCACGCCGCGTCGGGATATGTGCACGTGGAGGGCGCGGACGTGGCCGAAACCGCCGCCCGGATGGCGAACGTGCTGGAGCATTTCCGGGTCGAGGTCGGCGCGGCGACGCCCTGACCCGCGCGCCGGGCACCCGCTCCGCCCACCCCACTCGTACCGGAAAAACGCTTTGTGCCGTCGCGCGCGGCAGGTAAGGATTCTGGACCATGGGACACCTGGAAGCTTCGCACCTGGAGTACTACCTGCCGGACGGGCGGGTGTTGCTCGGTGATGTGTCGTTCCGGGTGGGCGACGGCGCCGTGGTGGCGCTCGTGGGGGCCAACGGAGCGGGCAAGTCCACGCTCTTGCGGCTGATCTCGGGCGAGCTGCAACCGCACGGCGGCTCGGTGACATCGAGCGGCGGCGTCGGTGTCATGCCGCAGTTCGTCGGTTCGGTGCGCGACGAGCGTACGGTGCGTGACCTGCTGGTCTCCGTGGCGCAGCCGAGGATCAGGGCGGCGGCGGCCGAGGTGGACGCGGCGGAGCACCTGATCATGACGGTGGACGACGAGGCCGCGCAGATGAAGTACGCGCAGGCGCTCAGCGACTGGGCCGAGGCGCGGGGCTACGAGGCCGAGACGGTGTGGGACATGTGCACCATGGCCGCGCTCGGGACGCCGTACGACAAGGCGCAGTTCCGCGAGGTGCGCACGCTCAGCGGCGGCGAGCAGAAGCGGCTCGTGCTCGAAGCGCTGCTGCGCGGGCCCGACGAGGTGCTGCTCCTGGACGAGCCGGACAACTATCTGGACGTGCCCGGCAAGCGCTGGCTGGAGGAGCGGCTGGGCGAGACCCGTAAGACGGTCCTGTTCGTCTCGCACGACCGGGAACTGCTCGCCAGGGGCGCCGAGAAGATCGTGGCCGTGGAGCCGAGCCCGGCCGGGTCCGACGTATGGGTGCACGGAGGCGGTTTCGGAACATTCCACGAGGCGCGCCAGGAGCGGTTCGCGCGCTTCGAGGAGCTGCGCCGCAGGTGGGACGAGAAGCACGCCCAGCTCAAGCGGCTCGTGCAGGACATGCAGCAGTACGCGGCGCGCAGCGACGAGATGGCGTCGCGCTACCAGGCCGCCAAGACCCGGCTTCGCAAGTTCGAGGAGATCGGCCCACCGCCCGAGCCGCCCCGCAAGCAGGAGATCCGGATGCGCCTGCACGGCGGCCGGACCGGGGTGCGCGCGGTGACGTGCGAGAACCTTGAGCTGACCGGGCTCATGAAACCGTTCTCGCTGGAGGTCTTCTACGGCGAGCGCGTCGCGGTCCTCGGCTCCAACGGCTCGGGCAAGTCGCACTTCCTGCGGCTGCTCGCAGGCGAGGACGTGGCCCACACCGGCACCTTCAAGCTCGGCGCGCGCGTGGTGCCAGGACACTTCGCGCAGACCCACGCCCACCCGGAGCTGATGGGACGCACGCTGGTGGACACGCTGTGGTCCGAGCACGCCCGCGACCGGGGCGGCGCCATGTCGATCCTGCGCCGCTACGAGCTGGAGCGCCAGAGCGAGCAGCCCTTCGACCGGCTCTCCGGTGGCCAGCAGGCCCGCTTCCAGATCCTGCTCCTCGAACTGGCCGGCACCACGGCCCTGCTCCTGGACGAGCCCACCGACAACCTGGACCTGGAGTCGGCGCAAGCGCTTCAGGAGGGCCTTGAGGCGTACGAGGGGACGGTGCTGGCCGTCACGCACGACCGCTGGTTCGCGCGCTCCTTCGACCGGTATCTGGTCTTCGGCTCGGACGGCGTGGTCCGTGAGACGCCGGAGCCGGTCTGGGACGAGCGCCGGGTCGTCCGGGCCCGCTGAGGCTCCCCGGCCGCGCGGCCGGGGAGCCGGTCAGCAGCTGGCGCAGCAGCC
Protein-coding regions in this window:
- a CDS encoding ATP-binding cassette domain-containing protein encodes the protein MGHLEASHLEYYLPDGRVLLGDVSFRVGDGAVVALVGANGAGKSTLLRLISGELQPHGGSVTSSGGVGVMPQFVGSVRDERTVRDLLVSVAQPRIRAAAAEVDAAEHLIMTVDDEAAQMKYAQALSDWAEARGYEAETVWDMCTMAALGTPYDKAQFREVRTLSGGEQKRLVLEALLRGPDEVLLLDEPDNYLDVPGKRWLEERLGETRKTVLFVSHDRELLARGAEKIVAVEPSPAGSDVWVHGGGFGTFHEARQERFARFEELRRRWDEKHAQLKRLVQDMQQYAARSDEMASRYQAAKTRLRKFEEIGPPPEPPRKQEIRMRLHGGRTGVRAVTCENLELTGLMKPFSLEVFYGERVAVLGSNGSGKSHFLRLLAGEDVAHTGTFKLGARVVPGHFAQTHAHPELMGRTLVDTLWSEHARDRGGAMSILRRYELERQSEQPFDRLSGGQQARFQILLLELAGTTALLLDEPTDNLDLESAQALQEGLEAYEGTVLAVTHDRWFARSFDRYLVFGSDGVVRETPEPVWDERRVVRAR